The genomic DNA TTTATAAGGAACTTCTGGGTTGTATTTATCCTTCATCTTCGCTTCCCCCGTTGCCTTTACCTTTTATGCCGGAGACTACAGATTTTATTATAGAGGACTTTCTTGGAGAGTACTCCAGCTTAATTAATACAGAAGTATCAATTAGTAACATCGATGAGACCACCGCTTCATATGACACTTCTCGTGGCCACGAAATTGAGAGCTCGAATAGTTTTGCGCAAAAAGGACAGGGTCatatatcaattgaatctGAAGCGGGACTTAATTACGTTATCGACATTGAATATATTAGCATAGACATTGAACCCTCTTTTTGTGGCTACTTGCCTGGTTTTGTTCAAAGTCTTTATACTCCTACCGCAATCGATATAATCGACCAACTAGAGATCTCAATTGTAAGAAAACTAAGTGATTTGAAGAACGGCTCATCTGCGATATGCAACGCTAAATTAGAGCTTTCGAATATGGACATATTCTGGGGCaagaaaaatgttgaagGTCTAGATTTATTTTTAGATGGTCTTGATTTTGAGCTCCGTCGAAAATCCATCGAAAACGAAAGTGAAAGCACTGTCGTTGAAATGACATTTCTCAGTAAGCTAAGATCCATACGCgcaacaatttttgaaggtaTCCAAGAGAGGCCGCCAGCTGTCTCGCTTGCCATCGAGGGCTGGGAGGCCTGGTCCTCGAAGGCAGAAAAAGACGTTACCTCTTTTAGTGTCCTCTCAAATGACATAACGGTTGACGAGTCCCAACTGGATTGGGTGACCAAGTATGTTAACGGCCAAAAAACTCTTGTAGAGGAAGCtattaaatttttccaaactttGCAATTAAATTTGACGAATACTGAGAGAGACGTGGTATGTAATTTGACAGCTGCCAGTGAGTACAACAAAATCAGTCACGACCCATATGTTATCACCAAGCCTGCCTTCATTATGCGTCTTTCCAAGGGACATGTCAGAGAAAATAGAAGTTGGAGAATTATAACTCGATTGCGGCATATTCTTACCTATCTGCCTCCAGATTGGGAAGAGGTAGATTATCAGGGGAAGAACTCAAAAGCTAATGTCCCCGCAGATGCCAAGAATATATTTGTTGCCGTTTTCTCCAACTGGAGAAACTGGGAATTATCAGATGTAGAGAGGTCTTTCATGTACAAAAAGGTTTTCCCCAATGATAAAACGAATAATACCCTAATTGGACAGGAAAGGATCGTTAAACTCACCGttaattcattttttttcactgttTATAGCGAAGGCTACAGGGTCGCTCACAATTTTGTCATTACAAGGGCGAACGCTGTCGCAAGGGAAATCCCTGCAGCAGAGAATAATGTAACCCAGTCTGTGCTAAACCATGAACGGATTGTTAATATAACCGCAAATGTGGGATCTATAAAGGGAGAATTAAGTGATAAGGTGTTAAAACTGAAAGAACTAATTACATCTTTAAATCGAAACTCTAAGCTCAACCCATCGTCGTCGCCGCACAGTCGTGGAGGCTTTGATACATTAAATTCGTACAAATATAACGGCATTTTGTTGTTTGAAAGAGGTGAACTACAGTGTGTATTAGGCTCATCTAGGTTAACCAAGAGGGTAATAGGCGGAAAATGTAGTTTTTTGATAGAGAATCCAAAGGAATCTGCTACACCTACTTTATCTTCCATATTATTTGCGCAGAGATGTGAGTTATGGCTGAAACACTCTGATACAATTGTAGCAGAAGTGGTTTGTCGTGAAATTAGTCTCACAGTCACTGCCGAACTTGGCAGTCAGGACCAACTTCTATTGTTGAACTTGGTGTCCAAACATTCTCATTTTAGGTCAATGAGGAAAACTGATTCACTGGTGCAAGCAATTGGTGAAATAGAGCAGGCATTCAGTAActtaaaaaagaatcttACTACCCAAAACGACGTTCTCTCTCCAAAAACTCTACCATCGAGCGGTAACTTCGAGGTCGAATTGACTATAAATCTTTCGAATGTAAGTTCTGAATTGATGTTCCTGTCGCCTTTCTACATCCGATATGACGTGAAGCAAATAACTGCCTATATAAATAGGCTTGGAGGTGGTGATGTTCTGGTTAGCATTTGGGATGCAGATTGCATTCTTAAGTCACATCAGACCACAGAAcagtatttgaaattgtcGTGTAGCGATCTACAGATCAGGCTAAGACCACCGTCTGTTCCCAACACCATCGTTAGTGTTAGTTTATCAACTTCTTTGACGAAAGTGACACTTTCGGAACCTCGTCGAATTTTGTCTAGTTTCCTTCAGGATGAGAAGCTTATTGGAGAGAGCATTCGGCATCTCAGGAAACTGCAACCGCTCATGCCATCGCGGGCAGACGAGGAGGCATCATCAAAAAGGCTAAAATGGGCTCTTGATACGAATATTAGTTATTTCGGAATACTTGTTCCCATGACATCTACAAATTATCTTTTTGAGTTACACATGCTGTTGTGTTCTCTGACAAATGCAAATCGACAGGATAGCAGAGGAAACGATCATATTTCAGGCAGTTTctccattgaaaattttcttttcctaATTCATGAACCCACCTTGCATGCAagtctttcaaagattgtTGATTTCTCAATTAGAGTTTCTACCTCACAGAAAGTGCCCCATTCTCCTCAATCATACCAAATCGAAAGCTCCCATTTTAGAGTATCTTTGTCCCCTACATCATTGATATACATCGTGTGGGGCATtcatcaattgcaaaatttacTGCACTATTTTAAAAAGCATAGAATCCCACATCAGTATGTCACAGACCTCTCTGACATTTTTTCTCGGAAAGGATCTTCCTCTCCGGAGACTAAAATCGAATTTCGCTCCATCCATATTTTATCGTACAATTTGTGCATTGGATGGAAATTTCACTTGGATAATGACACAAGCGCTGGTTTGATCTTGGGATTTAACCGTTTGTTCTCTGCATATGAGAAAAATTACGGTAAACTGACACTTATAGATGGTTATTTTTCCGTCTTGGATGAAAATTCGAATGAAGCATTCTTTTCACAGGGAAATACAAAACAAAAGTATAATAGAAGTTACCTTTCAAGTGTGCAAATCTCGTACTGGCTGAAGGATGCTGGTCAGAAAAAAGATCTTTTCATTAGAGTGCATGGGGAAACTCTCGATGTTAGTTATCTCTCAACTTCATTTAACGTTTTAGAGGGAGCCCTCCAGTCAATTGAGAGATTTCAGGAGTTTAAAAAGGCTAAGATTCATCAATCTCCTAATGAGAACCAATCGAAAGAGGCACAAGAGAGTTTTTCTCCTACCATCACACCGTTCCTGTCTCGCATCAGAAAAGTCAACTGTGAGTTCCATTATGAAGGAGGGATATACAGGTTCTTTACACTagatgatttgaagaataaTGACCCTTCATTGGAGGTTAAATCACCCGCTGTTAGAATCAGTTTGAATTACACCTATGATCATAATTCCAAGGAACGACACTGGATCAGATGTCTCGTTAATATTGATCCTACTCACAATATCTTGTTTCCGCGATGTGTGCCAATTATAACTGATTTCGCAGACAACGTGAGATCTATGATACACAAAAACAgctcaaatgaaaaatctgagGAACCGAAAGTAGTTTCGGGTGTAGTCGATTACAAGACTCTTTTAGGTACCTATAACATAGCCTTTAAGATCGCATCTGGAAAACAGCAGTTAACTTTAAGTTGTGAACCCAAGGCCAAGGTTCAAGCGGACGTTGGATTCGaatctttttcctttagCGTAATGACTAATGATCTCGACCCCTCCGAACCTCTCACTGTATCGTTTGCAGTTGAAAAGATGCAATCTTCCGTACGCCACATATTTTCCAGGGGAACTAGTGCATCGCTCAATGTCGACTTTATCGATTTTactctctttttcactcaTCCTGACATATACGGTATGGCACTTGTATCTGATGTCGAcgtctttttcaatatgaagcagcttcaaaatttgaaccTTTTGTTAGATATATGGAGAATAAGTGAGACGCTGAAAGCCTCATCTTTATCTGATGAGAACAAAATGGAGCTGAAGGCACTTCCCTTTTCTCAATCGACTAAAGGGAAATCATCTTTATCTTGGTGCTTCACAATTATTTTAACGAATGTGAATAGCGATATTGACCTAGGCCCTTCCTTGGGAGTTTTATCACTGCGTTTGAAGCGTAACTGGCTCTCAACAAATCATTACGGCGGCAAAAGACAGGTGTTGTGCGCATTTGCAGAATCTATATCCgtctcttcaaaaggaaGATTTAGTGGCATTTTTGAGCTGAAAGACGCCGCTTGGAATTCTGAAAGTAGATGGCCAGAAGATCGGGTTTCCGCGACGCCTAATGTGTCTTTTTCACTCACCATCGGCGAAATCGCAGTGAAGTCAGCTTTCGACTACCATATGTTTTTGATAGGCATAGTTAGGGAAATCAAGTTCGATTTATTCAGCGAGCCGGATTACTGTGGTGCACTGCCAGATTTGTTACGCGTTCATCTCTCCGTACCAGAGATTGACTTGTGTGCAACTGCTCTAACCGCTGCAAGTATAGTGGACATATACAACACCATAATGCGAATGAGGCAAGACAACCGAATATCTTATATTGAGACCTTGAAAGAATCGAATCCGGCAGACACGGCAGAGGACGTACCGTATGATGATATCTTGCGCTCTTTGAACCTTCTTCGGACCGACGTCACTGTTGACATATTTAAGTTTAAGATCCAAATTTCACCTATATCGCTCTTTGATGTTGAGGTATTAGTTGTTGATATAGAAAGTATGTCGGCTCGATCAGAAACACAGGCAGGTGAAAAACTAAAAACTGAACTGCATCTCCAAATATCGAATGCATCTGTTTCGCTCTCAACTTCAAAAGTGGAATTGGACGAAGAGAGTGTATCCTCTATTTCGGTTGAGGATTATATGATCCACGCTTCCAAACTGAAAGGTggaacaattttgaagattcCTCATTTACTGGTTAGCATGACAACTTGGCAAAAACGGAAGAGCGACTTGGTCGAGTATCTATTTACATGCAAGTTTTTTGACAAAGTAGCAGTCAAATGGAACCTAGGGCCTATAAATTTCATCAGAGAAATGTGGAGCACTCATGTCAAATCACTCGCTGTTCGTCGGTCTCAAACTAACAATTTGGAGGACGAACCCGAAAATTCTATAAAGACTGAAAGCGGGCTGAACTCAAGATTTAAGTATGTTGCATTGGATGAGCCATATCTTGAAATGCCACAAATTAAAGATTTGGGAGATGCAACACCGCCAATTGAATGGTTTGGACTCCATAGGAAATATTTTCCCGTGGCAACCCACCAAGTGGCAGttcttttgattcaaaaattggtGCATGCTGccgaaaaagaatatacGAAAATGCAGGGACAGAAAAAGTAAGGTTTTGATCAGATTACATAGTATTTAAGAACTGCTCTTGAGAACGTCGACATTTTTCAACGTTGCGCTCTTCGTCATGTTATCCCTTTTGTAAATTCCAACTAATTGTTGAGCCAGTTCAAACATGTTGTTTCTTAAAGAAATTACAATAAACTGCgcattttttgttctttgttTAATATAATTGGCTACAATTGAGACGTTTCTAAAGTCAAGCGCGGCATCTATTTCATCCATGACGTACAATGGTGTGGGCTTATACTTGTGAAGAGCAAACACCAAAGCTAAAGAGCTGAGAGTTTTTTCACCCCCAGAGAGATTTGTGATGTTTCTCCAACTCTTTTTTGGGGGCATTACACTAAACGTGACACCCTCGGAAAATGGATCTAGACTATCAACCAGTTCCAGCTCAGCATTTCCCCCCATTGTGATCATTTGATACATTTCTTTAAGTGTCATTGATATTATTCCGAACCCATGCATAAACTCTTCGAATCGCTTTTTCTTTAGCTCATCGAGCTTTTGCCGCATTCCGTCCCTCTTTTCGACAGCATCATTTAAATCTAGTTTTCTGAGTTGATAATCTGCTAATCTTCTAGCATATTCCtcaagaatttcaatatttgcGCTTGCATGATCAACATAATCCTGTAATTGCCCCATTTCCGCCTTTAATACTTCCAAGTCCAAACTTTCAAGTTCCTTTTGCGGAATCCTAGTCAAACCATTCTCCATGGCATCGTATTTTTGATCAACGCACATCTGGTCTTTGTCAAGCTGCTCtccttcttcatttgcTTCATGCTCCTTATTTTCTGagtcttctttttcttcgatTCCTTCTTCCGCCTTTAATGCATGCTCCATAAGCTCGAATATCTCGTTTTGAGCTCTTTTCGAAGGATCTGCCATATTTTCCTTGGCCTCTTGTTCAATAAGTACTTGAAGGATTTGCGAAACATCCCTAATCTTCAAGTTGTCAATTTCCTCCTCTGACTTctgaatttcttttttaatatGACTGGCCAGGGAACTTAATTTATCCATTTTATCGACCATTTCAAGTTTCAGtgatttgaatttcattAAATCTTCCTCCATTTCGATAAGTTGCGTTGAAATCGATTGTAGTTTGTCATTCAAGTCCTGTTTCAAGTTTTCAAACCCTTCGATGGAGtcttgaattctttgaagCGCATCGATATTCAGCTCTGCTTTTTCGTCCAGAGTTTTAATTTGCTCAATATAAGAATCTAAATCTCTTTTAGAAGTTTCAAGAGTTTTGGTTagctttttgatttcagtTTCTGCTTTTCTTTGAGCAGATTtgtctttcttttgtttgGTATTGAGTAGTTCAATGCGTTCTTGGATGGAGTTAACCTTGGAGTTCTGAATCTGTAATTCACTTCCAcctattttcattatttgctccttcaatattttgatattggTAATTTTGCTCTTGGTTTGCTCCTCAAGAGACTTCTGTTCCTCTTTAAGGCGTTTTAAACGCAATTCCACCTGAGACGAATCATTGCGCCCCGCTTTTAAACTTTCATTagcttttcttctttcagatAGCTGGTCCTTTTTGAGCTGCAATTCATTGTCCCACGAGTCAATATCCATCATGAGTtgagaaattgaaagatcaaTTTCTGGTTCTCTGGCACGAAGAGAATCTAATGCTTCTTCCATTTGGTGGAAAGTATCCCCTGTTACTTTGAAGTTATTCTCCCTCTCTAAAAGTGCTTCTTCGAGTTCTATTACTTCCTCTTGCGTATAAATCTCTGATGATATTGTTTGCATTTGCCTTAGTTTCATGAGACCTCTGGAAGCATGATTCCCGCCTCCACTCATAGTACCCGATATATCTATGAGCTTTCCGTCAAGAGTCACAACCCtgtacttttttttgccataAGCGACTCTGTTGGCTTGAGCGAgatcttttgaaaccaAAGTGTTGCGTAATACACTATAGAATGCAGGAATAAACTTTTCCTCGTTTGGCTCAACGAGATCAAACAATCTTGGAACACTCTCTGGAGTTTCAATTTGGTTTGCATCAAGTTT from Zygotorulaspora mrakii chromosome 7, complete sequence includes the following:
- the CSF1 gene encoding Csf1p (similar to Saccharomyces cerevisiae CSF1 (YLR087C); ancestral locus Anc_8.260); this encodes MASQSQFMRVSLSNERNFSWVFLVDWVLTCIVTLTVIFYLGRIFAYTINLVLEWLLWKRWKVKVTMQSLTIAPLGGSITCKNVSIIHKDYAASFLEGSITWRYWLLTSRNSQYEEEEIAGKQEEQSAERDRSTTKNSQLPCRFVVSFEGFELFLYNRTAAYENIIQMFSKDERTKFESFLDEGSFSKFFNDDNDDMADKDMSESVKSSSSSETPNINDRVFKQVYYKQKSFFVRFLPMQLQIRRGSVVIGNKFTTSILILSHRNTEGIIDLSLPKEKLDLYKMKFQLEYNDMDISIKQNIAYDHEISSSSRFPASKLSKVWVKFLKILHASHIRIKWLQEKDRDNDTFFQKWKGLSLYKGITFEGDQDDMDDIHFDFASHEYAKVTNILKSPKVVITYEYDIPGVVPHGAHPTTDGPEVGNNGSPPEFGLDIQIHGATFCYGPWAHREIQHLQKLFSPIVSRSPSPTKKLSPGSRRIYTYFKTSFTIFEESTLRIPTREPSKDQEFLRKYRETNDDYRPFGWLDIKFSKDSYGTISTILSPTDEGFPNSLNIHFADVEAVSSVNHDILIRCKTFDINADIGYPLGWNSEAKWSIDLSSSQIESFLLREHITLVSDICSDFASGDPAPYELFRPFTYNVSWRMTDYSIYLNVNDHNIINNPLDFNENCYLSLHGEELMIDATIPHKVIAETYTNISYRISTSMFRLLLNAPPWNTLNEFMKNKEVGRSYNFSMNGVYTLYAELDVDNVDSISVECNSTGTTLHCYGFVVKYLMNVKMNYFGDFSKFVTSEEYTAVIRTKESGILYSAENAESAAFTSENESVENKPSVPVNIRSNPPVNRSDVKRTTNETDIWFVFSVWEGALILPETIYNADPCIALHFGELVVDFRSCNYYMDLLATMNSSHLKRYCSMQPHELFESIRKDNGRSQESHGILETLTIHGHRMYGLPPTEPTYFCQWGIDIDSLNINSHAQFVKGFFTAFQNIGFGYSNLENVLLYDIETPDDMTSVTVRSKDLLIVINDGNVKSKAFVDIPDITITSIDFENEKYSQRLDIDIPIVKVLFQLVENEEESRELFKFATKIKFTNFIKNKNFSVHRRQQQDYITLNDSPFNRCPFLLPCYLQESPLYKELLGCIYPSSSLPPLPLPFMPETTDFIIEDFLGEYSSLINTEVSISNIDETTASYDTSRGHEIESSNSFAQKGQGHISIESEAGLNYVIDIEYISIDIEPSFCGYLPGFVQSLYTPTAIDIIDQLEISIVRKLSDLKNGSSAICNAKLELSNMDIFWGKKNVEGLDLFLDGLDFELRRKSIENESESTVVEMTFLSKLRSIRATIFEGIQERPPAVSLAIEGWEAWSSKAEKDVTSFSVLSNDITVDESQLDWVTKYVNGQKTLVEEAIKFFQTLQLNLTNTERDVVCNLTAASEYNKISHDPYVITKPAFIMRLSKGHVRENRSWRIITRLRHILTYLPPDWEEVDYQGKNSKANVPADAKNIFVAVFSNWRNWELSDVERSFMYKKVFPNDKTNNTLIGQERIVKLTVNSFFFTVYSEGYRVAHNFVITRANAVAREIPAAENNVTQSVLNHERIVNITANVGSIKGELSDKVLKLKELITSLNRNSKLNPSSSPHSRGGFDTLNSYKYNGILLFERGELQCVLGSSRLTKRVIGGKCSFLIENPKESATPTLSSILFAQRCELWLKHSDTIVAEVVCREISLTVTAELGSQDQLLLLNLVSKHSHFRSMRKTDSLVQAIGEIEQAFSNLKKNLTTQNDVLSPKTLPSSGNFEVELTINLSNVSSELMFLSPFYIRYDVKQITAYINRLGGGDVLVSIWDADCILKSHQTTEQYLKLSCSDLQIRLRPPSVPNTIVSVSLSTSLTKVTLSEPRRILSSFLQDEKLIGESIRHLRKLQPLMPSRADEEASSKRLKWALDTNISYFGILVPMTSTNYLFELHMLLCSLTNANRQDSRGNDHISGSFSIENFLFLIHEPTLHASLSKIVDFSIRVSTSQKVPHSPQSYQIESSHFRVSLSPTSLIYIVWGIHQLQNLLHYFKKHRIPHQYVTDLSDIFSRKGSSSPETKIEFRSIHILSYNLCIGWKFHLDNDTSAGLILGFNRLFSAYEKNYGKLTLIDGYFSVLDENSNEAFFSQGNTKQKYNRSYLSSVQISYWLKDAGQKKDLFIRVHGETLDVSYLSTSFNVLEGALQSIERFQEFKKAKIHQSPNENQSKEAQESFSPTITPFLSRIRKVNCEFHYEGGIYRFFTLDDLKNNDPSLEVKSPAVRISLNYTYDHNSKERHWIRCLVNIDPTHNILFPRCVPIITDFADNVRSMIHKNSSNEKSEEPKVVSGVVDYKTLLGTYNIAFKIASGKQQLTLSCEPKAKVQADVGFESFSFSVMTNDLDPSEPLTVSFAVEKMQSSVRHIFSRGTSASLNVDFIDFTLFFTHPDIYGMALVSDVDVFFNMKQLQNLNLLLDIWRISETLKASSLSDENKMELKALPFSQSTKGKSSLSWCFTIILTNVNSDIDLGPSLGVLSLRLKRNWLSTNHYGGKRQVLCAFAESISVSSKGRFSGIFELKDAAWNSESRWPEDRVSATPNVSFSLTIGEIAVKSAFDYHMFLIGIVREIKFDLFSEPDYCGALPDLLRVHLSVPEIDLCATALTAASIVDIYNTIMRMRQDNRISYIETLKESNPADTAEDVPYDDILRSLNLLRTDVTVDIFKFKIQISPISLFDVEVLVVDIESMSARSETQAGEKLKTELHLQISNASVSLSTSKVELDEESVSSISVEDYMIHASKLKGGTILKIPHLLVSMTTWQKRKSDLVEYLFTCKFFDKVAVKWNLGPINFIREMWSTHVKSLAVRRSQTNNLEDEPENSIKTESGLNSRFKYVALDEPYLEMPQIKDLGDATPPIEWFGLHRKYFPVATHQVAVLLIQKLVHAAEKEYTKMQGQKK